From Camelina sativa cultivar DH55 chromosome 20, Cs, whole genome shotgun sequence, the proteins below share one genomic window:
- the LOC104770774 gene encoding S-type anion channel SLAH3 isoform X3: MEGHHNYNETPPWTHQRKPSISMPTSPNILMISDPTTSSSSDNNTNGGSTGKSVKFLSQPITKVSSLYIETGNGDNDRRRSNDNHHHHQHQQHQSGRQHQDHIPATHKLKDNRYNSFKTWSGKLERQFTRKPASIEPETPKRNNPNMNTNEAMPVDRYYDALEGPELETLRPQEEIVLPNDKKWPFLLRYPISTFGMCLGVSSQAIMWKTLATAEPTKFLHIPLWINQGLWFISVALILTIATIYLLKIILYFEAVRREYYHPIRINFFFAPFISLLFLALGVPPSIITDLPHYLWYLLMFPFICLELKIYGQWMSGGQRRLSRVANPTNHLSVVGNFVGALLGASMGLREGPIFFYAVGMAHYLVLFVTLYQRLPTNETLPKDLHPVFFLFVAAPSVASMAWAKITGSFDYGSKVCYFIAIFLYFSLAVRINFFRGIKFSLSWWAYTFPMTGAAIATIRYATIVRSTMTQIMCVVLCAIATLVVFALLVTTIIHAFVLRELFPNDLAIAISNRPRPKQNSHHRWLDQLRNVSSENIENYLKFTDSDSSHSNDLEACNVKIQESDSA; this comes from the exons ATGGAAGGTCATCACAACTACAATGAGACTCCACCATGGACTCATCAAAGAAAACCATCAATCTCAATGCCAACTTCACCAAATATTCTCATGATCTCTGATCCAACGACATCTTCATCTTCCGACAACAACACAAACGGTGGATCCACTGGCAAATCTGTTAAGTTTCTCTCTCAGCCTATCACCAAAGTCTCATCTCTCTACATAGAAACTGGTAACGGTGATAATGATCGTCGTCGTAGCAatgataatcatcatcatcatcaacatcaacaacatcagAGTGGTCGTCAACATCAAGATCATATTCCGGCGACGCACAAGCTTAAAGACAATAGGTACAACTCGTTCAAGACTTGGTCGGGGAAACTCGAGAGACAGTTCACAAGAAAACCAGCTTCTATTGAACCGGAGACACCAAAACGGAATAACCCGAATATGAATACCAATGAAGCCATGCCTGTGGACCGCTACTATGATGCCTTGGAAGGTCCTGAATTGGAGACTCTACGG CCACAAGAAGAGATCGTTCTACCAAATGATAAAAAGTGGCCGTTTCTTCTCCGTTACCCGATCTCCACCTTTGGTATGTGCCTAGGAGTGAGCAGCCAAGCCATAATGTGGAAGACCCTAGCGACCGCAGAGCCAACCAAGTTTCTTCACATACCTCTTTGGATCAACCAGGGTCTCTGGTTCATCTCAGTCGCTTTGATCCTCACCATCGCCACCATCTACCTCCTCAAGATCATCCTCTACTTCGAAGCCGTACGCCGTGAATACTACCATCCAATCAGAATCAACTTCTTCTTTGCTCCTTTCatctctttacttttcttgGCCCTCGGTGTCCCACCTTCCATAATCACAGATTTGCCGCATTATCTTTGGTACCTCCTTATGTTTCCTTTCATCTGTCTTGAGCTCAAAATCTACGGTCAATGGATGTCTGGTGGCCAACGCCGGCTCTCTCGAGTTGCCAACCCGACGAACCATCTCTCGGTCGTTGGGAACTTTGTCGGGGCTTTGCTTGGTGCGTCCATGGGACTTAGAGAAGGCCCTATATTCTTCTACGCCGTTGGGATGGCTCATTACTTGGTTCTGTTCGTGACTCTATACCAAAGGCTACCGACCAACGAGACTTTGCCTAAAGATCTTCACcctgtcttcttcctcttcgtcgcGGCTCCAAGTGTTGCCTCCATGGCTTGGGCTAAGATCACTGGCTCCTTCGATTATGGCTCCAAAGTTTGTTACTTTATAGCCATTTTCCTCTATTTCTCATTG GCTGTTCGGATTAATTTCTTCCGTGGAATCAA aTTTTCGTTGTCCTGGTGGGCGTACACATTTCCGATGACCGGTGCTGCAATTGCAACCATCAGGTATGCAACAATCGTTAGGAGCACCATGACTCAAATCATGTGTGTGGTCCTCTGTGCCATTGCAACATTAGTCGTGTTTGCACTGCTCGTGACAACCATCATCCATGCCTTTGTTCTTCGAGAACTTTTCCCCAATGACCTTGCCATAGCCATCAGCAACCGCCCAAGACCCAAACAGAATAGCCATCACCGGTGGCTCGACCAACTGAGAAACGTAAGCTCAGAGAACATCGAGAATTACTTGAAATTCACAGACTCGGACAGCAGTCACAGTAATGATCTAGAAGCTTGCAATGTCAAAATTCAAGAGAGTGACTCAGCGTAA
- the LOC104770774 gene encoding S-type anion channel SLAH3 isoform X4, translating to MDQKTNYAIQVEEELPSLLRKATTEEMVGFDNYKDSAHPSPHIISRFHPSHNSTPTLDGQEASSVSIDSMEGHHNYNETPPWTHQRKPSISMPTSPNILMISDPTTSSSSDNNTNGGSTGKSVKFLSQPITKVSSLYIETGNGDNDRRRSNDNHHHHQHQQHQSGRQHQDHIPATHKLKDNRYNSFKTWSGKLERQFTRKPASIEPETPKRNNPNMNTNEAMPVDRYYDALEGPELETLRPQEEIVLPNDKKWPFLLRYPISTFGMCLGVSSQAIMWKTLATAEPTKFLHIPLWINQGLWFISVALILTIATIYLLKIILYFEAVRREYYHPIRINFFFAPFISLLFLALGVPPSIITDLPHYLWYLLMFPFICLELKIYGQWMSGGQRRLSRVANPTNHLSVVGNFVGALLGASMGLREGPIFFYAVGMAHYLVLFVTLYQRLPTNETLPKDLHPVFFLFVAAPSVASMAWAKITGSFDYGSKVCYFIAIFLYFSLAVRINFFRGIKFSLSWWAYTFPMTGAAIATIRYATIVRSTMTQIMCVVLCAIATLVVFALLVTTIIHAFVLRELFPNDLAIAISNRPRPKQNSHHRWLDQLRNVSSENIENYLKFTDSDSSHSNDLEACNVKIQESDSA from the exons atggatCAGAAAACAAACTATGCAATTCAAGTAGAAGAAGAGCTTCCAAGTCTACTGAGAAAAGCCACAACAGAAGAAATGGTTGGCTTTGACAATTACAAAGATAGTGCTCATCCTAGTCCTCACATAATCAGTCGTTTTCATCCTTCTCATAACTCCACGCCTACTTtg GACGGTCAAGAAGCATCATCAGTATCAATAGACTCAATGGAAGGTCATCACAACTACAATGAGACTCCACCATGGACTCATCAAAGAAAACCATCAATCTCAATGCCAACTTCACCAAATATTCTCATGATCTCTGATCCAACGACATCTTCATCTTCCGACAACAACACAAACGGTGGATCCACTGGCAAATCTGTTAAGTTTCTCTCTCAGCCTATCACCAAAGTCTCATCTCTCTACATAGAAACTGGTAACGGTGATAATGATCGTCGTCGTAGCAatgataatcatcatcatcatcaacatcaacaacatcagAGTGGTCGTCAACATCAAGATCATATTCCGGCGACGCACAAGCTTAAAGACAATAGGTACAACTCGTTCAAGACTTGGTCGGGGAAACTCGAGAGACAGTTCACAAGAAAACCAGCTTCTATTGAACCGGAGACACCAAAACGGAATAACCCGAATATGAATACCAATGAAGCCATGCCTGTGGACCGCTACTATGATGCCTTGGAAGGTCCTGAATTGGAGACTCTACGG CCACAAGAAGAGATCGTTCTACCAAATGATAAAAAGTGGCCGTTTCTTCTCCGTTACCCGATCTCCACCTTTGGTATGTGCCTAGGAGTGAGCAGCCAAGCCATAATGTGGAAGACCCTAGCGACCGCAGAGCCAACCAAGTTTCTTCACATACCTCTTTGGATCAACCAGGGTCTCTGGTTCATCTCAGTCGCTTTGATCCTCACCATCGCCACCATCTACCTCCTCAAGATCATCCTCTACTTCGAAGCCGTACGCCGTGAATACTACCATCCAATCAGAATCAACTTCTTCTTTGCTCCTTTCatctctttacttttcttgGCCCTCGGTGTCCCACCTTCCATAATCACAGATTTGCCGCATTATCTTTGGTACCTCCTTATGTTTCCTTTCATCTGTCTTGAGCTCAAAATCTACGGTCAATGGATGTCTGGTGGCCAACGCCGGCTCTCTCGAGTTGCCAACCCGACGAACCATCTCTCGGTCGTTGGGAACTTTGTCGGGGCTTTGCTTGGTGCGTCCATGGGACTTAGAGAAGGCCCTATATTCTTCTACGCCGTTGGGATGGCTCATTACTTGGTTCTGTTCGTGACTCTATACCAAAGGCTACCGACCAACGAGACTTTGCCTAAAGATCTTCACcctgtcttcttcctcttcgtcgcGGCTCCAAGTGTTGCCTCCATGGCTTGGGCTAAGATCACTGGCTCCTTCGATTATGGCTCCAAAGTTTGTTACTTTATAGCCATTTTCCTCTATTTCTCATTG GCTGTTCGGATTAATTTCTTCCGTGGAATCAA aTTTTCGTTGTCCTGGTGGGCGTACACATTTCCGATGACCGGTGCTGCAATTGCAACCATCAGGTATGCAACAATCGTTAGGAGCACCATGACTCAAATCATGTGTGTGGTCCTCTGTGCCATTGCAACATTAGTCGTGTTTGCACTGCTCGTGACAACCATCATCCATGCCTTTGTTCTTCGAGAACTTTTCCCCAATGACCTTGCCATAGCCATCAGCAACCGCCCAAGACCCAAACAGAATAGCCATCACCGGTGGCTCGACCAACTGAGAAACGTAAGCTCAGAGAACATCGAGAATTACTTGAAATTCACAGACTCGGACAGCAGTCACAGTAATGATCTAGAAGCTTGCAATGTCAAAATTCAAGAGAGTGACTCAGCGTAA
- the LOC104770774 gene encoding S-type anion channel SLAH3 isoform X2, with protein MDQKTNYAIQVEEELPSLLRKATTEEMVGFDNYKDSAHPSPHIISRFHPSHNSTPTLDGQEASSVSIDSMEGHHNYNETPPWTHQRKPSISMPTSPNILMISDPTTSSSSDNNTNGGSTGKSVKFLSQPITKVSSLYIETGNGDNDRRRSNDNHHHHQHQQHQSGRQHQDHIPATHKLKDNRYNSFKTWSGKLERQFTRKPASIEPETPKRNNPNMNTNEAMPVDRYYDALEGPELETLRPQEEIVLPNDKKWPFLLRYPISTFGMCLGVSSQAIMWKTLATAEPTKFLHIPLWINQGLWFISVALILTIATIYLLKIILYFEAVRREYYHPIRINFFFAPFISLLFLALGVPPSIITDLPHYLWYLLMFPFICLELKIYGQWMSGGQRRLSRVANPTNHLSVVGNFVGALLGASMGLREGPIFFYAVGMAHYLVLFVTLYQRLPTNETLPKDLHPVFFLFVAAPSVASMAWAKITGSFDYGSKVCYFIAIFLYFSLAVRINFFRGIKFSLSWWAYTFPMTGAAIATIRYATIVRSTMTQIMCVVLCAIATLVVFALLVTTIIHAFVLRELFPNDLAIAISNRPRPKQNSHHRWLDQLRNVSSENIENYLKFTDSDSSHSNDLEACNVKIQESDSA; from the exons atggatCAGAAAACAAACTATGCAATTCAAGTAGAAGAAGAGCTTCCAAGTCTACTGAGAAAAGCCACAACAGAAGAAATGGTTGGCTTTGACAATTACAAAGATAGTGCTCATCCTAGTCCTCACATAATCAGTCGTTTTCATCCTTCTCATAACTCCACGCCTACTTtg GACGGTCAAGAAGCATCATCAGTATCAATAGACTCAATGGAAGGTCATCACAACTACAATGAGACTCCACCATGGACTCATCAAAGAAAACCATCAATCTCAATGCCAACTTCACCAAATATTCTCATGATCTCTGATCCAACGACATCTTCATCTTCCGACAACAACACAAACGGTGGATCCACTGGCAAATCTGTTAAGTTTCTCTCTCAGCCTATCACCAAAGTCTCATCTCTCTACATAGAAACTGGTAACGGTGATAATGATCGTCGTCGTAGCAatgataatcatcatcatcatcaacatcaacaacatcagAGTGGTCGTCAACATCAAGATCATATTCCGGCGACGCACAAGCTTAAAGACAATAGGTACAACTCGTTCAAGACTTGGTCGGGGAAACTCGAGAGACAGTTCACAAGAAAACCAGCTTCTATTGAACCGGAGACACCAAAACGGAATAACCCGAATATGAATACCAATGAAGCCATGCCTGTGGACCGCTACTATGATGCCTTGGAAGGTCCTGAATTGGAGACTCTACGG CCACAAGAAGAGATCGTTCTACCAAATGATAAAAAGTGGCCGTTTCTTCTCCGTTACCCGATCTCCACCTTTGGTATGTGCCTAGGAGTGAGCAGCCAAGCCATAATGTGGAAGACCCTAGCGACCGCAGAGCCAACCAAGTTTCTTCACATACCTCTTTGGATCAACCAGGGTCTCTG GTTCATCTCAGTCGCTTTGATCCTCACCATCGCCACCATCTACCTCCTCAAGATCATCCTCTACTTCGAAGCCGTACGCCGTGAATACTACCATCCAATCAGAATCAACTTCTTCTTTGCTCCTTTCatctctttacttttcttgGCCCTCGGTGTCCCACCTTCCATAATCACAGATTTGCCGCATTATCTTTGGTACCTCCTTATGTTTCCTTTCATCTGTCTTGAGCTCAAAATCTACGGTCAATGGATGTCTGGTGGCCAACGCCGGCTCTCTCGAGTTGCCAACCCGACGAACCATCTCTCGGTCGTTGGGAACTTTGTCGGGGCTTTGCTTGGTGCGTCCATGGGACTTAGAGAAGGCCCTATATTCTTCTACGCCGTTGGGATGGCTCATTACTTGGTTCTGTTCGTGACTCTATACCAAAGGCTACCGACCAACGAGACTTTGCCTAAAGATCTTCACcctgtcttcttcctcttcgtcgcGGCTCCAAGTGTTGCCTCCATGGCTTGGGCTAAGATCACTGGCTCCTTCGATTATGGCTCCAAAGTTTGTTACTTTATAGCCATTTTCCTCTATTTCTCATTG GCTGTTCGGATTAATTTCTTCCGTGGAATCAA aTTTTCGTTGTCCTGGTGGGCGTACACATTTCCGATGACCGGTGCTGCAATTGCAACCATCAGGTATGCAACAATCGTTAGGAGCACCATGACTCAAATCATGTGTGTGGTCCTCTGTGCCATTGCAACATTAGTCGTGTTTGCACTGCTCGTGACAACCATCATCCATGCCTTTGTTCTTCGAGAACTTTTCCCCAATGACCTTGCCATAGCCATCAGCAACCGCCCAAGACCCAAACAGAATAGCCATCACCGGTGGCTCGACCAACTGAGAAACGTAAGCTCAGAGAACATCGAGAATTACTTGAAATTCACAGACTCGGACAGCAGTCACAGTAATGATCTAGAAGCTTGCAATGTCAAAATTCAAGAGAGTGACTCAGCGTAA
- the LOC104770776 gene encoding putative F-box/kelch-repeat protein At5g24040, which produces MGKWSELPQEILHLISVKIDNPFDLIHFRSVCSFWRSSSLLKFRHMTSLRCPLPLDSGGCGDDCYILSSRVYLLKSPYLDCPRYWLFKLQEKENGEVVLHSLFLRRNSSAYRCLYPSLSLDLLNCQIVELAQEHVACYSEWFELFECVSKCEERIGFMGLSRENKGFTILGKLSFNGLAMYRSVDKRWTELEITPESFFEGIVPFKGNFYAIDRTGRTIVVEPTLEVNTFQRSRPCDKTRKRWLVMSGDKLILVEMCTKSKYDFHIPNIREKKIWFEISELNEEGNDWDQVEDMDGRILFLEHYCTFSCLATEIPGFRANSIIFMDLWGGSNSYEYESILVFEFNEQGVRSLRDIPEYIELFPSPPGWVISNE; this is translated from the exons atggGAAAATGGTCGGAGTTGCCACAGGAGATTCTCCACTTGATCTCCGTGAAAATCGACAATCCCTTTGACCTGATCCACTTTCGATCAGTTTGTTCCTTTTGGCGATCCTCTAGTCTCCTCAAATTCAGACACATGACATCACTTAGATGTCCTCTTCCCCTTGATTCTGGCGGTTGTGGTGATGATTGTTATATCTTGAGCAGCCGTGTTTACCTTCTTAAGTCTCCTTATCTTGACTGTCCTCGATATTG GTTGTTTAAGctacaagaaaaagagaatggaGAAGTAGTTCTACATAGTTTGTTCTTACGAAGAAACTCCTCTGCGTATAGATGCTTGTATCCAAGTCTTTCACTTGATTTGCTTAATTGTCAAATCGTTGAGCTAGCGCAAGAACATGTGGCTTGTTACAGCGAATGGTTTGAACTATTCGAATGCGTTTCAAAATGTGAAGAACGTATAGGCTTTATGGGATTAAGCAGAGAGAACAAGGGATTTACGATTCTAGGGAAACTCTCATTCAATGGTCTCGCCATGTATAGGTCAGTCGATAAGCGTTGGACCGAGCTTGAGATAACACCCGAATCATTTTTTGAAGGGATAGTTCCGTTTAAAGGTAATTTTTACGCTATAGATCGCACTGGAAGAACAATAGTGGTAGAGCCAACTCTAGAAGTGAATACATTTCAGCGGTCCAGACCTTGTGATAAGACAAGGAAACGTTGG CTTGTAATGTCAGGGGACAAACTCATACTCGTAGAGATGTGTACAAAGAGCAAATATGATTTTCACATACCAAACATCCGTGAGAAAAAGATATGGTTCGAAATATCAGAGTTAAACGAGGAGGGAAACGATTGGGATCAAGTGGAAGATATGGATGGTCGCATCTTGTTCTTAGAGCACTATTGCACCTTCTCATGCTTGGCTACTGAGATTCCGGGCTTTAGAGCTAACTCTATAATCTTCATGGACTTGTGGGGAGGATCTAACTCGTATGAATATGAAAGCATTCTCGTGTTTGAATTCAATGAGCAAGGCGTAAGATCTTTAAGAGATATACCAGAGTATATTGAGCTGTTTCCATCTCCCCCTGGTTGGGTAATCTCCAACGAATGA
- the LOC104770773 gene encoding putative septum site-determining protein minD homolog, chloroplastic: MASLRLFSTNHQSLLLPSSLSHNPLTSSSPRFVKNPIRRSPIRSVLQFNRKPELAGEKPRIVVITSGKGGVGKTTTTANVGLSLARYGFSVVAIDADLGLRNLDLLLGLENRVNYTCVEVINGDCRLDQALVRDKRWSNFELLCISKPRSKLPMGFGGKALEWLVDALKTRPEGSPDFIIIDCPAGIDAGFITAITPANEAILVTTPDITALRDADRVTGLLECDGIRDIKMIVNRVRTDMIKGEDMMSVLDVQEMLGLSLLGAIPEDSEVIRSTNRGFPLVLNKPPTLAGLAFEQAAWRLVEQDSMKAVMVEEEPKKRGFFSFFGG, translated from the coding sequence ATGGCGTCTCTGAGATTGTTCTCCACGAATCATCAATCTCTTCTCCTTCCATCGTCGCTCTCACACAATCCtctaacatcatcatcaccaagatTCGTCAAAAACCCTATCAGACGGAGTCCAATACGATCCGTACTCCAGTTTAATCGCAAGCCTGAGCTCGCCGGAGAAAAGCCGCGAATCGTTGTAATCACCTCCGGAAAAGGCGGAGTTGGGAAGACGACAACCACCGCGAATGTCGGTCTCTCTCTCGCTCGTTACGGTTTCTCAGTTGTAGCCATTGACGCGGACCTTGGACTACGTAACCTAGATCTCCTCCTAGGGTTAGAGAATCGAGTCAATTACACCTGCGTCGAGGTTATAAACGGAGATTGCCGTCTAGATCAAGCTCTGGTACGCGATAAGCGTTGGTCGAATTTCGAATTGCTATGTATCTCGAAACCTAGATCGAAACTTCCGATGGGATTTGGTGGAAAAGCATTGGAATGGCTTGTTGATGCGTTGAAAACGAGACCGGAAGGTTCACCGGATTTTATCATCATCGATTGCCCTGCAGGAATCGATGCCGGATTCATAACAGCCATTACTCCGGCTAATGAAGCGATTCTTGTAACAACTCCGGATATAACAGCGTTGCGGGACGCAGATAGGGTTACTGGTTTGCTCGAATGCGATGGAATAAGAGATATAAAGATGATTGTGAACAGAGTGAGAACTGATATGATTAAAGGAGAGGATATGATGTCAGTGTTGGATGTGCAGGAGATGTTAGGGTTGTCGTTGCTAGGTGCGATTCCTGAAGATTCTGAGGTTATTCGAAGTACGAATCGAGGGTTTCCGCTTGTTCTGAATAAGCCACCAACGCTTGCTGGATTGGCATTTGAGCAGGCAGCTTGGAGACTCGTGGAGCAAGATAGTATGAAGGCTGTTATGGTTGAGGAAGAGCCTAAGAAACGtggattcttttctttctttggcgGTTGA
- the LOC104770774 gene encoding S-type anion channel SLAH3 isoform X1 encodes MDQKTNYAIQVEEELPSLLRKATTEEMVGFDNYKDSAHPSPHIISRFHPSHNSTPTLDGQEASSVSIDSMEGHHNYNETPPWTHQRKPSISMPTSPNILMISDPTTSSSSDNNTNGGSTGKSVKFLSQPITKVSSLYIETGNGDNDRRRSNDNHHHHQHQQHQSGRQHQDHIPATHKLKDNRYNSFKTWSGKLERQFTRKPASIEPETPKRNNPNMNTNEAMPVDRYYDALEGPELETLRPQEEIVLPNDKKWPFLLRYPISTFGMCLGVSSQAIMWKTLATAEPTKFLHIPLWINQGLWFISVALILTIATIYLLKIILYFEAVRREYYHPIRINFFFAPFISLLFLALGVPPSIITDLPHYLWYLLMFPFICLELKIYGQWMSGGQRRLSRVANPTNHLSVVGNFVGALLGASMGLREGPIFFYAVGMAHYLVLFVTLYQRLPTNETLPKDLHPVFFLFVAAPSVASMAWAKITGSFDYGSKVCYFIAIFLYFSLAVRINFFRGIKFSLSWWAYTFPMTGAAIATIRYATIVRSTMTQIMCVVLCAIATLVVFALLVTTIIHAFVLRELFPNDLAIAISNRPRPKQNSHHRWLDQLRNVSSENIENYLKFTDSDSSHSNDLEACNVKIQESDSA; translated from the exons atggatCAGAAAACAAACTATGCAATTCAAGTAGAAGAAGAGCTTCCAAGTCTACTGAGAAAAGCCACAACAGAAGAAATGGTTGGCTTTGACAATTACAAAGATAGTGCTCATCCTAGTCCTCACATAATCAGTCGTTTTCATCCTTCTCATAACTCCACGCCTACTTtg GACGGTCAAGAAGCATCATCAGTATCAATAGACTCAATGGAAGGTCATCACAACTACAATGAGACTCCACCATGGACTCATCAAAGAAAACCATCAATCTCAATGCCAACTTCACCAAATATTCTCATGATCTCTGATCCAACGACATCTTCATCTTCCGACAACAACACAAACGGTGGATCCACTGGCAAATCTGTTAAGTTTCTCTCTCAGCCTATCACCAAAGTCTCATCTCTCTACATAGAAACTGGTAACGGTGATAATGATCGTCGTCGTAGCAatgataatcatcatcatcatcaacatcaacaacatcagAGTGGTCGTCAACATCAAGATCATATTCCGGCGACGCACAAGCTTAAAGACAATAGGTACAACTCGTTCAAGACTTGGTCGGGGAAACTCGAGAGACAGTTCACAAGAAAACCAGCTTCTATTGAACCGGAGACACCAAAACGGAAT AACCCGAATATGAATACCAATGAAGCCATGCCTGTGGACCGCTACTATGATGCCTTGGAAGGTCCTGAATTGGAGACTCTACGG CCACAAGAAGAGATCGTTCTACCAAATGATAAAAAGTGGCCGTTTCTTCTCCGTTACCCGATCTCCACCTTTGGTATGTGCCTAGGAGTGAGCAGCCAAGCCATAATGTGGAAGACCCTAGCGACCGCAGAGCCAACCAAGTTTCTTCACATACCTCTTTGGATCAACCAGGGTCTCTGGTTCATCTCAGTCGCTTTGATCCTCACCATCGCCACCATCTACCTCCTCAAGATCATCCTCTACTTCGAAGCCGTACGCCGTGAATACTACCATCCAATCAGAATCAACTTCTTCTTTGCTCCTTTCatctctttacttttcttgGCCCTCGGTGTCCCACCTTCCATAATCACAGATTTGCCGCATTATCTTTGGTACCTCCTTATGTTTCCTTTCATCTGTCTTGAGCTCAAAATCTACGGTCAATGGATGTCTGGTGGCCAACGCCGGCTCTCTCGAGTTGCCAACCCGACGAACCATCTCTCGGTCGTTGGGAACTTTGTCGGGGCTTTGCTTGGTGCGTCCATGGGACTTAGAGAAGGCCCTATATTCTTCTACGCCGTTGGGATGGCTCATTACTTGGTTCTGTTCGTGACTCTATACCAAAGGCTACCGACCAACGAGACTTTGCCTAAAGATCTTCACcctgtcttcttcctcttcgtcgcGGCTCCAAGTGTTGCCTCCATGGCTTGGGCTAAGATCACTGGCTCCTTCGATTATGGCTCCAAAGTTTGTTACTTTATAGCCATTTTCCTCTATTTCTCATTG GCTGTTCGGATTAATTTCTTCCGTGGAATCAA aTTTTCGTTGTCCTGGTGGGCGTACACATTTCCGATGACCGGTGCTGCAATTGCAACCATCAGGTATGCAACAATCGTTAGGAGCACCATGACTCAAATCATGTGTGTGGTCCTCTGTGCCATTGCAACATTAGTCGTGTTTGCACTGCTCGTGACAACCATCATCCATGCCTTTGTTCTTCGAGAACTTTTCCCCAATGACCTTGCCATAGCCATCAGCAACCGCCCAAGACCCAAACAGAATAGCCATCACCGGTGGCTCGACCAACTGAGAAACGTAAGCTCAGAGAACATCGAGAATTACTTGAAATTCACAGACTCGGACAGCAGTCACAGTAATGATCTAGAAGCTTGCAATGTCAAAATTCAAGAGAGTGACTCAGCGTAA